A genomic window from Tachyglossus aculeatus isolate mTacAcu1 chromosome 9, mTacAcu1.pri, whole genome shotgun sequence includes:
- the LOC119932275 gene encoding uncharacterized protein LOC119932275 isoform X4, which translates to MALHDPQPERCLVASWQPTLSVGYPAGRERFVVPQPSSGPPDGAGGNVATVGRSRSPKVPKRQSVHLCWTPQSERLQFLQIPRPASSDLLTVTWKIKDPKATFF; encoded by the exons ATG GCCCTTCATGACCCCCAGCCAGAGCGGTGCTTGGTGGCCAGCTGGCAACCCACCCTAAGCGTCGGCTACCCCGCGGGCAGAGAGCGGTTTGTGGTCCCGCAGCCGTCTTCGGGGCCCCCAGATGG GGCCGGTGGAAACGTGGCCACTGTCGGGAGGAGCAGAAGCCCCAAGGTGCCCAAACGTCAGTCAGTGCACCTGTGCTGGACGCCCCAATCTGAGCGCCTGCAG tttttgcaGATCCCAAGGCCAGCTTCATCTGATCTTTTGACTGTCACCTGGAAGATTAAAG ATCCCAAGGCTACTTTCTTCTGA
- the LOC119932275 gene encoding uncharacterized protein LOC119932275 isoform X3 gives MPRGQTEDLCPLPAKPVRPELKLTRTEMLPLVEAPVGWLPRRVYRAGHQGNIHLSPSRRGICPEWPGETAGPGRARPLSSPLPSGWGEGNPGRDARAISQPSRQARLCPRPQRPACLLRRDGSSRKTKFSDERDLQAERPRWRRTRITNLNPGKTWNVSREGPAGPPSDPRTPISGPRGPEGASCPGPS, from the exons ATGCCCAGGGGGCAGACAGAGGATCTTTGTCCCCTTCCTGCCAAGCCAGTCAGGCCTGAGCTTAAACTCACCCGGACAGAGATGCTCCCGCTTGTCGAAGCGCCAGTCGGATGGCTTCCCCGGCGGGTTTACAGGGCGGGCCATCAGGGGAACATCCATCTAAGCCCATCGAGGCGAGGAATCTGCCCCGAATGGCCCGGGGAAACTGCTGGGCCTGGCAGGGCTcgccctctttcctccccactcccctctgggtggggggagggcaacCCAGGGCGCGATGCCCGGGCAATTTCCCAGCCCTCAAGGCAAGCAAGACTGTGCCCGCGTCCACAACGGCCTGCCTGTCTGCTGCGAAGAGATGGAAGCTCCCGGAAGACCAAGTTTTCAGATGAGAGAGACCTGCAGGCCGAGAGGCCtcgctggaggag GACACGGATCACCAATCTAAACCCTGGGAAGACGTGGAACGTCTCAAGAGAAGGACCAGCAGGACCCCCGTCAGACCCCCGCACCCCGATCTCTGGGCCCCGGGGACCGGAGGGAGCCAGCTGTCCAG GCCCTTCATGA
- the LOC119932275 gene encoding uncharacterized protein LOC119932275 isoform X2, producing MPRGQTEDLCPLPAKPVRPELKLTRTEMLPLVEAPVGWLPRRVYRAGHQGNIHLSPSRRGICPEWPGETAGPGRARPLSSPLPSGWGEGNPGRDARAISQPSRQARLCPRPQRPACLLRRDGSSRKTKFSDERDLQAERPRWRRTRITNLNPGKTWNVSREGPAGPPSDPRTPISGPRGPEGASCPDGSISELFAAQ from the exons ATGCCCAGGGGGCAGACAGAGGATCTTTGTCCCCTTCCTGCCAAGCCAGTCAGGCCTGAGCTTAAACTCACCCGGACAGAGATGCTCCCGCTTGTCGAAGCGCCAGTCGGATGGCTTCCCCGGCGGGTTTACAGGGCGGGCCATCAGGGGAACATCCATCTAAGCCCATCGAGGCGAGGAATCTGCCCCGAATGGCCCGGGGAAACTGCTGGGCCTGGCAGGGCTcgccctctttcctccccactcccctctgggtggggggagggcaacCCAGGGCGCGATGCCCGGGCAATTTCCCAGCCCTCAAGGCAAGCAAGACTGTGCCCGCGTCCACAACGGCCTGCCTGTCTGCTGCGAAGAGATGGAAGCTCCCGGAAGACCAAGTTTTCAGATGAGAGAGACCTGCAGGCCGAGAGGCCtcgctggaggag GACACGGATCACCAATCTAAACCCTGGGAAGACGTGGAACGTCTCAAGAGAAGGACCAGCAGGACCCCCGTCAGACCCCCGCACCCCGATCTCTGGGCCCCGGGGACCGGAGGGAGCCAGCTGTCCAG ACGGATCGATTTCCGAGCTCTTCGCGGCCCAGTGA
- the LOC119932275 gene encoding uncharacterized protein LOC119932275 isoform X1, translating into MPRGQTEDLCPLPAKPVRPELKLTRTEMLPLVEAPVGWLPRRVYRAGHQGNIHLSPSRRGICPEWPGETAGPGRARPLSSPLPSGWGEGNPGRDARAISQPSRQARLCPRPQRPACLLRRDGSSRKTKFSDERDLQAERPRWRRTRITNLNPGKTWNVSREGPAGPPSDPRTPISGPRGPEGASCPGWERKRPEEEVSLWWEVFFYSNLLRVCCC; encoded by the exons ATGCCCAGGGGGCAGACAGAGGATCTTTGTCCCCTTCCTGCCAAGCCAGTCAGGCCTGAGCTTAAACTCACCCGGACAGAGATGCTCCCGCTTGTCGAAGCGCCAGTCGGATGGCTTCCCCGGCGGGTTTACAGGGCGGGCCATCAGGGGAACATCCATCTAAGCCCATCGAGGCGAGGAATCTGCCCCGAATGGCCCGGGGAAACTGCTGGGCCTGGCAGGGCTcgccctctttcctccccactcccctctgggtggggggagggcaacCCAGGGCGCGATGCCCGGGCAATTTCCCAGCCCTCAAGGCAAGCAAGACTGTGCCCGCGTCCACAACGGCCTGCCTGTCTGCTGCGAAGAGATGGAAGCTCCCGGAAGACCAAGTTTTCAGATGAGAGAGACCTGCAGGCCGAGAGGCCtcgctggaggag GACACGGATCACCAATCTAAACCCTGGGAAGACGTGGAACGTCTCAAGAGAAGGACCAGCAGGACCCCCGTCAGACCCCCGCACCCCGATCTCTGGGCCCCGGGGACCGGAGGGAGCCAGCTGTCCAGGTTGGGAAAGGAAGAGGCCCGAGGAGGAGGTTTCATTGTGGTGGGAAGTTTTCTTTTATTCCAACCTGCTTCGGGTCTGTTGCTGCTGA